The window GAGACGTAGTGGCTATGAAGAGTGACAAACTGGAAGTAGATGTTAACCTGAAAACCGGTAGGGTCAGTTACCTCGATTTAAAAGGAAATCCATTGCTGACCGAAAAAGACTACGGTACTCAATTCACCCCGACGGTCGATGTGCAGAAAAATACCTATACCGCACGTCAGGCATTTTTGCTGGATAAGGACGAGCCTATCTATGGTCTCGGACAGCAGCAAAATAACAGGCTCAACCAGCGTGGACAACAGAATGTCTTGAAGAATGGGAATACGAGAGTCTGCATCCCGTTCTTCCAGTCGATCAAAGGATACGGTATCTTCTGGGACAATTATGCTTCTACTCTTTTTACAGACAATCTTCAGGAGACCTCATTCGAATCGTTGGCCGATTGCTCCGATTACTATTTTATGTACGGCGGTAGCGGCGATGGAGTGGTGGCTCAGATGCGCGACCTGACCGGTCAGGTGCCGATGCTTCCATTATGGACTTACGGCTATTGGCAATCCAAAGAGCGTTACAAGACACAAGACGAACTGGTGGGCATAGTAGAAAAATACCGCAATCTGAAAGTCCCTCTCGACGGTATTGTACAGGACTGGCAATACTGGGGGCGCGACAGCGTGTGGAATGCCATGAGCTTTGACAAAAAGACATACCCGGATCCCAAAGCCATGGTGGAAAAGATTCACAACCTGAAAGCCCATCTGATGATTGTCTCCTGGCCAGGATTTGGTCCTTTGACCACTCAATACAAAGAGTTTGAGCAAAAGAAGATGTTGATAGATTTCGATACCTGGCCGCCAAATTCCGGTACAAAACCTTACGACCCGTACAATCCAGAAGCACGTGATATTTACTGGAGCTACCTCAATAAGGGTGTCTTTTCATACGGCACGGATGCCTGGTGGCTCGATTCGTCAGAGCCCGATCACATCAATGTGAAGGAAAAGGACTTTGATCAACCGACCTACCTGGGTACATACCGTTCGGTGGTTAATGCTTTCCCACTCGAACATGTCAAAGGCGTTTACGAACACCAGCGTGCAACCACCTCCGATAAGCGGGTGTGCATCCTGACCCGTTCGGCTTTTGCCGGGCAACAGCGTTATGGAGCCAATACCTGGTCTGGAGATATCGGTGCCAGCTGGGAAACGCTTCAGAAGCAGATACCGGCGGCCCTGAACTTCTCGTTAAGCGGTAATCCCTACTGGAATGCCGATATCGGCGGATTCTTCCTGTGGAATTACCAGGGCTCTAATGCTCTGAAAAATAATGCATACCGGGAACTCTATTTGCGCTGGATACAGTTCGGTGCATTCACCCCAATGATGCGTTCGCATGGTACCGATGCTCCCCGTGAAATCTTCAATTTCGGAAAACATGGAGACCGTGACTTTGATGCGATTGAAAAATACATCAACCTTCGTTACAGTCTGTTGCCTTACCTGTACTCTACGGCGTGGGGCGTAAGCAATCGTTCGGAAACCATCATGCGTGCCCTGTTTATGGACTTTGCCAACGATAAAAAGGTGTATGACATGACGGGGGAATACATGTTTGGCCGTTCTATTCTGGTCGCTCCTGTCACCGAACCGATGTATGTGAGCAAGCAGGATGGCAAAGGTGTGGAAGATTATTCTCAGGTAAAATCAAAAACGGTCTATCTGCCCAAAGGAGCTGAATGGTTTGACTTCTGGACAGGTGAGAAACTTACTGGCGGACAAGAGGTGAGTAAAGCGGCTCCGATTGATATTATGCCCCTTTACATGAAAGCAGGTTCTATCTTGCCTTGGGGCCCGAAAGTGCAATATGCTCAGGAGAAAAAGTGGGACAACCTCGAAATCCGCGTTTATCCGGGTGCTGATGGCGAGTTTACCCTGTACGAAGATGAAACTGATAATTACAACTACGAGAAAGGCGCTTACTCCACCATTACTTTCAAGTGGAATGACCAAAGCAAAACTCTTTCAATCAATGATCGCAAAGGAAAATTCAAGGGCATGATGACATCCCGCAAATTCAATATTGTGATGGTCGGAAAAGCCAACGGATGTGGTGATGTTCCTGGCAAAGCTGGTAAAACGGTGGCGTATAACGGAAAGTCTCTGAACGTGAAGTTTTGATAAACTCTGATCTGAATAACCAGACTGAAGAGAAAGTCCCCCCGTATCCGTAGCCTGCGATAACCGAAGTTTGGTCGTTAGGCAGTTTGGTATAGCGTTTCGCTATATCATAGCTACAAGCAAAGCTCTGTTTTGCAAAACGAAGTATAGTACAGCAATTCATAGATAAACGGCTTCAGGCAAATGTGTCTGAGGCCGTTTGCATATCGCTATAATCATTATCTTTGGACTTCAGACCATTAAAGTATAGTTATAGCTGTTGAAACGGTTGGCTGAATGCGTTCTGTTTGCCAAAGACGACACTGTGTGGATAAATCAGAACCAGTTAACCGAACTTTTTGATACCTCCAAACAGTATATAGAGCAATGCATTGCCAATATCTTGTCAGAGAGTGAGTTGGAGGATAATTCAGTTGTAAGGAATTACTTAACAACTGCCGCAGATGGCAAACAATACTATGTAATCTTTTACTCGCTTGATATGATACTGGCCATTGGATTCCGTGTACTAAGCAAGCGGGGAATCAGATTCCAATCGTAAAGCCTATGATGCCCAACAGGCTGATCGCAAAGACCTGAAGGAGCTCGAAGAAGAGATTAAAAGACTGAAAAAATAGCAGGGAACAGTGATAACCTGGAAAAATAAATATGGAAATAAAACTAAATAAGTTTGATGTTCTTTTTATCAGCTCCTTATTCTGCTTAACTTTAATGTTAAGTTGTTCCGTAAAGAATGATGATTATAAAGAAATAACCTATCAGGAATTACCCTCAGATGTAAGAAAGAAGTTCAAAGAGGTCTATGGCTATAAAGAACCACCTAAAATTATAAATGGGAAAAGGGTAACTTATATGCCGCCTTTTGTTGAGTGTTATAACGTAGATCAAAATTGTACCTGTCGTATTAAGTCAAAAGGAGGCATAATCAGGGATCCTTACTTTGTTATAACCTCTTGTAAAAAGACGGCAAAAATGTCCTGGGCTATATTACAAAGGGTATTTATCATTAAGAACGATTCAATTTACTACCCATGGAGCAATGATGGCGTTACTACTTCAGGAGAAGCTCGATCTTTTGATGTATTGATTGATACATTAAAGTTTAGAGTAGAGAAAATGAGGTGATGCTTTTGTCGAACCGAGCGAGACTCTTCGCCAAGCTACTGGTTACCAGATCACGGCTAATGGAGGAGGGGGTAGCATAACAACTTACAAACAAATAACCTAATGAAGAACTATTTTTTATTTAGTATAAAAGAAACGCCGAGTATAGCAAGTGCATATGCTCCAGAGGAAACCCCTTTAGCTCATGAATTAATTCAACAAATTGATCAAAGTGATGAGTTACCATTTGAACTTGAGTTATTTAAACTTTCATCAGGCAAGACTGGTTTAATGAAATCAACTTACTTGGCCGATTTACAAAATATATGGTTGGATTATCAGCCGAATAGTCTTGCCTGGCCATTGTTTTCTGAGAGGTTAAAAGAGATATTCTCAAGAAATTTATCAGGGCTGGAAGGTCTTGATTGGATAAAAGTGAGAATTAATGGAAATGATGAACAACGAGTCTACTTTATACCTCGATTTGAGAGAAAACTTGATGTAATTGACGAGAATAAAACTAAATATATTACTGGAACTGATAGAATAATTGTACCGCATTTCTCATCAATTAAGATTGATAAATTAGCTGTCTTTCACAAGCCACAGGCACATGATTTCTGGAAAATTACACCTGAGTTATATGTTAGTGATGATTTAAAAAAGGCGATACAAAAAGAAAGAATTAAAGGTGTGAGCTTTGAAAAAGTGATAGTAGTGTGATATCATAACTATGGAACGCCCTTACTGTTGCCGATAGGCTGCACTACCGTAGTTTGGTTGTATCGCCAAATATTGGCTACCCAAGCTACGA of the Parabacteroides sp. FAFU027 genome contains:
- a CDS encoding TIM-barrel domain-containing protein codes for the protein MKRKSVIVALLGTILVIPVSAQNYQKTAQGIKTRLQSMDVEVQFYSPSIVRVLKAPEGFVYRKESLSVVKKPQDTRFTTTQQGDVVAMKSDKLEVDVNLKTGRVSYLDLKGNPLLTEKDYGTQFTPTVDVQKNTYTARQAFLLDKDEPIYGLGQQQNNRLNQRGQQNVLKNGNTRVCIPFFQSIKGYGIFWDNYASTLFTDNLQETSFESLADCSDYYFMYGGSGDGVVAQMRDLTGQVPMLPLWTYGYWQSKERYKTQDELVGIVEKYRNLKVPLDGIVQDWQYWGRDSVWNAMSFDKKTYPDPKAMVEKIHNLKAHLMIVSWPGFGPLTTQYKEFEQKKMLIDFDTWPPNSGTKPYDPYNPEARDIYWSYLNKGVFSYGTDAWWLDSSEPDHINVKEKDFDQPTYLGTYRSVVNAFPLEHVKGVYEHQRATTSDKRVCILTRSAFAGQQRYGANTWSGDIGASWETLQKQIPAALNFSLSGNPYWNADIGGFFLWNYQGSNALKNNAYRELYLRWIQFGAFTPMMRSHGTDAPREIFNFGKHGDRDFDAIEKYINLRYSLLPYLYSTAWGVSNRSETIMRALFMDFANDKKVYDMTGEYMFGRSILVAPVTEPMYVSKQDGKGVEDYSQVKSKTVYLPKGAEWFDFWTGEKLTGGQEVSKAAPIDIMPLYMKAGSILPWGPKVQYAQEKKWDNLEIRVYPGADGEFTLYEDETDNYNYEKGAYSTITFKWNDQSKTLSINDRKGKFKGMMTSRKFNIVMVGKANGCGDVPGKAGKTVAYNGKSLNVKF
- the rhuM gene encoding RhuM family protein → MAECVLFAKDDTVWINQNQLTELFDTSKQYIEQCIANILSESELEDNSVVRNYLTTAADGKQYYVIFYSLDMILAIGFRVLSKRGIRFQS
- a CDS encoding imm11 family protein gives rise to the protein MKNYFLFSIKETPSIASAYAPEETPLAHELIQQIDQSDELPFELELFKLSSGKTGLMKSTYLADLQNIWLDYQPNSLAWPLFSERLKEIFSRNLSGLEGLDWIKVRINGNDEQRVYFIPRFERKLDVIDENKTKYITGTDRIIVPHFSSIKIDKLAVFHKPQAHDFWKITPELYVSDDLKKAIQKERIKGVSFEKVIVV